In one window of Sulfolobales archaeon DNA:
- a CDS encoding TrmJ/YjtD family RNA methyltransferase, with protein MISKKIRVVLVGVEGSINLGFVARLCKNFGVEELYLVKPEASIGEEALRYAVKGAEVLAKAVVVDDLKKAFEGVELVACTSSIVPLDRDLLRQPIELKRFVELIKGYESIALVFGRESTGLTREELAECDLYVHIAADREYPVLNLSHAVAIALYEIHSAYAGESSIKNLETPSPEDFRLAEKYLSEITDLIFKNRMRSEEVKTTLRRILRKSDLTKTEINILIKILSKISALIKKIPGEIGEK; from the coding sequence ATGATTAGTAAGAAGATCAGGGTAGTGCTAGTAGGAGTAGAAGGATCTATAAACTTAGGATTTGTAGCGAGGCTTTGTAAGAATTTTGGAGTTGAAGAGCTATACCTAGTCAAACCAGAGGCTTCCATAGGTGAAGAAGCACTTAGATATGCTGTAAAAGGTGCTGAGGTGCTAGCTAAGGCTGTTGTCGTAGATGATCTCAAGAAAGCATTCGAAGGAGTCGAACTAGTTGCATGTACATCTTCCATAGTACCCTTAGATAGAGATCTCTTAAGACAGCCGATAGAACTTAAAAGATTTGTAGAGCTGATCAAAGGATACGAATCTATAGCTCTGGTTTTCGGTAGAGAGAGCACAGGACTTACAAGAGAAGAATTAGCTGAATGCGATCTATATGTTCACATAGCAGCAGATAGAGAATATCCAGTTCTAAATCTTTCTCATGCTGTTGCAATAGCACTTTACGAGATACACTCAGCTTATGCTGGAGAATCAAGTATAAAGAATCTTGAAACTCCAAGCCCGGAAGATTTCAGGCTTGCTGAAAAATACTTATCAGAGATAACGGATCTGATCTTCAAAAATAGGATGAGGTCTGAAGAAGTTAAAACAACCTTGAGAAGAATCTTACGTAAATCAGATCTTACAAAAACCGAGATAAACATACTCATAAAGATCCTGAGCAAGATAAGTGCCCTGATAAAGAAAATACCTGGAGAGATCGGAGAGAAGTAA
- a CDS encoding carbohydrate kinase family protein: protein MTSEKIFDVVTVGHALVDIRIRVNSFPQPDQESTVLEQRWSAGGSAVNVAIGVKRLGLRSSIIAKVGFDNFGRIIVDELLREGVDTRGLRVSWDRTGFTIVAINSSGEIVMYGFKGAAEELEPEDLDEEVISRSKYMHIASLRIDTSLKAMSLARKYDVKISWDPGRVLARRGLEELRRILENTDIIMLTSAEAYYITGERDYERAAEILRSIGPQIVVIKLGAEGVYAVYKDLRERVPAFRVDKVVDTTGAGDAFASGFLTALIRGFDLKRALLYANATAALKIRKLGSYEVPSHNEVLNILTTISS, encoded by the coding sequence ATGACTTCAGAGAAGATTTTTGATGTTGTCACGGTGGGGCATGCGCTAGTTGACATAAGAATCAGAGTTAATTCATTTCCACAACCAGATCAGGAGAGTACAGTGTTGGAACAGAGATGGAGTGCCGGAGGTTCTGCTGTGAATGTTGCTATCGGTGTTAAAAGGCTTGGTCTTAGGAGCAGTATCATAGCCAAGGTTGGTTTTGATAATTTTGGTAGGATCATAGTAGACGAACTTCTGAGAGAAGGTGTTGATACTAGAGGGCTTAGAGTTTCATGGGATAGAACGGGATTTACAATTGTAGCTATAAACTCATCAGGCGAGATAGTCATGTATGGATTTAAAGGAGCTGCGGAAGAGTTAGAACCCGAGGATCTCGATGAAGAAGTTATAAGTAGATCCAAATATATGCATATAGCGAGTCTGAGGATAGATACATCTCTTAAAGCTATGTCTCTAGCCAGGAAATATGATGTTAAAATCTCATGGGATCCTGGAAGAGTTCTCGCTAGAAGAGGTTTAGAAGAGCTTAGAAGAATCCTTGAGAATACTGATATAATCATGCTCACGAGCGCTGAGGCTTATTATATTACGGGTGAAAGAGATTATGAGAGAGCAGCCGAGATCCTAAGATCCATAGGACCTCAGATCGTGGTGATAAAACTAGGAGCTGAGGGTGTATATGCTGTATACAAAGATCTTAGAGAACGAGTGCCTGCGTTTAGAGTCGATAAAGTGGTAGACACCACGGGAGCTGGAGATGCTTTTGCATCAGGATTTCTAACAGCACTAATAAGAGGATTTGATCTGAAGAGAGCCTTATTATATGCAAATGCTACTGCGGCATTAAAAATAAGAAAACTGGGATCCTATGAGGTTCCCAGCCATAATGAGGTTCTAAACATATTGACTACAATATCTTCCTAG
- the fba gene encoding class I fructose-bisphosphate aldolase: protein MVSGGAYNGIGKRIRLNRILKNGRALIFAFDHGVEHGPSDFPEDRVDPRSVIRMVVEGGVDAIMTTLGIASMTYEIWGGRIPIIIKLTGKTSLRPEPQRLLQSVFGFVRDAIAIGADAVAATVYWGSEYEDLMLERWFSIRLTAERYGVPALQLAYPRGSAIKNPYDPEIVKYGVRAAIESGADLIKTYYTGSEESFREVVRIASGTPILMSGGRTRDNPVDFLRDVKSVMNAGANGAVVGRNIFQHKNPISMVRALRMIIHEGKEVEEVARLVE from the coding sequence ATGGTGAGCGGAGGAGCATATAACGGTATTGGTAAGCGAATAAGATTGAATAGGATCCTCAAGAATGGTAGAGCTCTTATATTTGCCTTTGATCATGGCGTGGAGCATGGTCCTAGTGACTTTCCTGAGGATAGAGTTGATCCTCGTTCTGTTATTAGAATGGTAGTTGAAGGAGGTGTTGATGCTATAATGACTACTCTTGGTATAGCTTCCATGACCTACGAGATCTGGGGTGGGAGGATTCCTATTATAATAAAGCTTACCGGGAAGACTAGCTTAAGACCTGAGCCTCAGAGACTTCTTCAGAGTGTTTTTGGATTTGTAAGAGATGCCATCGCTATAGGTGCTGACGCTGTTGCTGCGACAGTGTACTGGGGTAGCGAGTACGAGGATCTGATGCTTGAAAGATGGTTCAGCATAAGACTCACCGCTGAAAGATATGGAGTTCCTGCTCTTCAGCTGGCTTATCCAAGAGGATCTGCGATTAAAAACCCGTATGATCCTGAGATTGTAAAATACGGTGTGAGAGCTGCCATAGAGAGTGGCGCGGATCTTATTAAGACTTATTACACAGGTTCTGAAGAGAGTTTTAGAGAAGTTGTTAGAATAGCTTCTGGAACACCGATTCTTATGAGTGGTGGGAGGACTAGAGATAATCCTGTAGACTTCCTTAGAGATGTAAAATCTGTGATGAATGCTGGAGCTAATGGTGCTGTAGTTGGAAGAAACATATTTCAGCATAAGAATCCTATTTCCATGGTTAGAGCTCTGAGAATGATAATACATGAGGGTAAGGAGGTAGAAGAAGTAGCAAGACTTGTTGAATAA
- a CDS encoding class II aldolase/adducin family protein: MLDLDIRREIVSVMRRMYMRALITSMSGNVSRRANDRRRFWITPSGADKYLLDPEDLSLVDIESGERVAGLQPSSEYRMHLEIYRSIDDAEAIVHAHPPYMIALAHALKEETLRRIVEEYSRDLYEVKYYIGGRVAILGRLEPGTEELARSVAEALYREKTSIAILKDHGVVAFDKNLYKALNKVEVVEDLSRIILHSILATSSLNKIL; encoded by the coding sequence ATGCTCGATCTAGATATTAGAAGAGAGATTGTGAGTGTGATGAGAAGGATGTATATGAGAGCACTTATAACAAGTATGAGTGGTAATGTGAGCAGAAGAGCTAATGATAGGAGAAGATTCTGGATAACTCCGTCGGGTGCTGATAAATACCTTCTAGATCCTGAGGATCTCTCACTAGTAGATATAGAGAGCGGGGAGAGAGTAGCTGGTTTACAACCATCTTCAGAATATAGAATGCATCTAGAGATATATAGAAGTATAGATGATGCTGAAGCTATAGTGCATGCGCACCCTCCCTACATGATAGCACTAGCACACGCTCTTAAGGAGGAAACCCTGCGAAGGATTGTTGAGGAGTATTCTAGAGATCTTTATGAAGTAAAGTATTACATAGGAGGAAGAGTAGCTATTCTAGGAAGACTTGAGCCCGGAACTGAAGAGCTTGCCAGATCGGTGGCAGAAGCTCTATACAGAGAAAAAACTTCAATAGCGATCTTAAAAGATCATGGTGTCGTAGCTTTTGATAAAAACCTTTATAAAGCTCTTAATAAGGTAGAGGTGGTAGAGGATTTATCGAGAATTATTTTGCACTCGATTCTCGCAACATCAAGCTTAAATAAGATTTTATAA
- a CDS encoding DUF58 domain-containing protein, producing the protein MLLGSAMLLISITLRGYLEVSIAMLTRARVSREIFGEIEGDDIRIVYRIENRSMIPILFLELQIDHSKYIKRKSIGRALAVVLPRDTLIFEAVFEGRIGRHRIGPLKAVLRDPLGLYRSSEIVLDKAFYLEIYPRIHRTTLRRIYSYARNIGYIRARQSGEGVEMRSVREYRPGDDIRRIVWKKYARFGRLIVKELERESSLKVIYILLCSPEMFKGIYRATPYEHTARVIGTLSRYLAYRSDHQAIILALPYMVYSSGGFRKGFKSYIDIAKIISSVDFEEVLNEEAGSGYKTSLDIITRRIELQISKIAGRERSLILLFTDPLTAERAELTRLLDTLRAGGHKLLILMPIRSLYDIKALKSEATLIYRIKIASELEREKNIMKIMRSKGLNPIAITPDQMIYHIIEKIELYRY; encoded by the coding sequence ATGCTTTTAGGTTCTGCAATGCTTCTAATATCTATCACTTTAAGAGGTTATCTAGAAGTCTCTATAGCAATGCTTACAAGGGCTAGAGTTTCGAGAGAGATTTTTGGAGAGATTGAAGGTGATGACATAAGGATCGTATATAGAATCGAAAATAGAAGTATGATTCCAATATTATTTCTAGAGCTTCAAATAGATCATTCTAAGTATATTAAGAGGAAAAGCATTGGTAGAGCTCTTGCAGTGGTTTTACCTAGAGATACGCTGATCTTTGAAGCGGTATTTGAGGGAAGAATTGGAAGACATAGGATCGGCCCTCTTAAGGCTGTTTTGAGAGATCCTCTAGGCTTATATAGATCCTCTGAAATCGTATTGGACAAAGCATTTTATTTAGAGATCTATCCCAGAATTCACAGAACCACTCTTAGAAGGATTTACAGCTATGCGAGAAACATAGGTTATATAAGAGCCAGGCAGAGTGGCGAAGGTGTTGAGATGAGATCTGTGAGAGAGTATAGACCTGGAGATGATATAAGAAGAATCGTATGGAAGAAGTATGCTAGATTTGGAAGACTTATAGTAAAAGAATTAGAAAGAGAGTCATCTCTGAAGGTAATCTATATATTATTATGCTCGCCAGAAATGTTCAAAGGAATATATAGGGCAACACCTTATGAGCATACAGCAAGAGTCATAGGAACTCTTTCTAGGTATCTAGCATACAGATCTGATCACCAAGCTATTATACTAGCACTACCTTACATGGTGTATAGTTCGGGAGGTTTTAGGAAGGGATTTAAAAGCTACATAGATATAGCTAAGATAATATCCAGCGTCGATTTTGAAGAGGTTCTAAATGAAGAGGCTGGCTCAGGTTATAAGACTTCTCTCGATATAATTACTAGAAGGATTGAGCTTCAGATATCTAAGATAGCTGGCAGAGAAAGAAGCCTGATATTGCTGTTTACAGATCCTTTAACCGCTGAGAGAGCTGAATTAACAAGATTATTAGATACCCTAAGAGCGGGTGGTCATAAGCTTCTTATTTTAATGCCAATCAGATCTTTATATGATATAAAGGCTTTAAAAAGTGAAGCAACACTTATATACAGAATAAAAATAGCTTCAGAATTAGAGAGAGAGAAGAATATTATGAAGATCATGAGATCTAAGGGTTTGAATCCTATCGCTATAACTCCAGATCAGATGATATATCATATAATAGAAAAGATCGAGTTGTACAGATACTAG